The genomic stretch CCCGTGTCGATGTTCTTCTGCGGCAGGGGCTGCAGGACGCCGCCGTCCTGCCTGTCGAACTGCGTGAAGACGAGGTTCCAGTACTCGACGAAGCGGTCGCCGGAGCCGGTGTTCGGCCCGTCCTCGTCGGGCGTGCCGTAGTCGGGCCCGCGGTCGTAGAAGACCTCGGAGCAGGGCCCGCAGGGGCCGTTGGGCCCCTGGGTCACCGCGTTGGCCGGCCAGAAGTTCTCGTCCTCGCCCCAGCGGGAGATGCGGCGCTCGGGCACCCCGACCTCGTCGCGCCAGATGCGGAAGGCCTCGTCGTCGTCCTCGTAGACGGTGACGTAGAGCCTCTCGGGGTCGAGGCCCAGCCACTCCTCGGAGGTCGAGAACTCCCAGGCCCAGCGGCAGGCCTCGCGCTTGAAGTAGTCGCCGAACGAGAAGTTGCCGAGCATCTCGAAGAACGAGTGGTGGCGCAGCGTGCGCCCGACGTTCTCGATGTCGTTGATGCGCAGGCACTTCTGCGCCGTCGTGACGCGGTGCCACACGCCCTCGTAGCCGGCGAACTTCGGCGTGGCGCCGAGGAAGTACGGCTTGAACTGCACCATCCCGGCGCTCGTGAACATCAGTGTCGGGTCGTCGCTCTTCAAGGACGCCGACGGGTACGCCAGGTGGCCCCTCTCCACGAAGAACTCCAGGTACCGCCTGCGCAGCTCGTTGAGCTCCTTCACACCTCGTGTCACGCCGCCTCCTCCAGGGCCACGAGGGACGAGTATACCGACCCGGACCGGGCTCTCCCGAAGCGCGGCGGTCTCGAGGGCGCGCGGGTACGACCGCAGGGCGGCGCGGCACGGCGCGGCGCCCCTCACCGCCCGCGCGGAGCCGCCCGCCGCCCCCGCTGCGACGTCGGCGCGTCGCCCCTCGCGGCCCCCGCGGCGCCGCCCGTGCGGGCGCCCCGGGGTATCTTCCGCGCCATGACCGGTGCCGACGCCCCGCAGACGTCGACCCGTCGGCGGACGCTGATCGTGGCGTCGGTCGCCTTCCTGGCGCTCGGCGCCCTCGTCTCGCTCTACGGCCCGCTCTTCCCGGCGCTGCGCGAGCGCTTCGGCGTGGGCGTGGACACCGTGGGCGCCGTGGTGAGCGCGCACTTCGTGGGCTCGCTCGCCTCCGTGCTGGCCTCGGGCGAGCTGATCAGGCGCTTCGGCTACCGGAAGGTGCTCACGGCCGGCACCGCGGTGCTGGCGGCCGGCCTCGCCGGGCTCGCCCCGGCGCCGAGCTGGACGCTCTTCCTCGCCAGCGCCGCCGTGGCGGGCGTGGGCTTCGGGGTCACGGAGGTGGCGGTGAACCTCCTCGTCGCCCGCACCTTCCTGGGGGGCGCGGCGCCCGCGCTGAACGTGATCAACGCGGTCTTCGGCGCGGGCGCCGTGCTCAGCCCGCTGCTGGTGGCGGCGTTCTCGCCCCGCCCCGAGCCGCCGATGTGGTCCCTCGCCGCCCTGGCCGTCCTCGCCCTGGTGGCCGTGCTCACGCTGCGCGCGGTGCCGGCGCCCCCGGCCCGGCCCGGCGCCGGCGAGCCGGTGGCGTGGGGCGCGCTGGCGGCGTTCGTGCTCCTCTACTTCGGCTACGTCTCGGCCGAGGTGGGCGTGACCTCCTGGTCGACCGAGCACCTCACGCCCACCCTCGGACCGGCCGCGGCCGCGGCGGTGCCCGGCCTCTACTGGGGCACACTGACGGTCGGCCGCCTCGTGGCCGCCGCCGTGGCGACCAGGGTGCGTCCCGGCCGCCTGATCGTCGGCGGCCTGATCGCGGCCGTTCTCGCGCTCCTCGGCGCCCTCTACGCCCCGGCCGCGCCCTACATGTACGCGCTCGTGGGCCTGGCGCTCTCCCCGACCTTCGCGACGGGACTGGCGTGGCTCACCGAGCGCATGCCGCGCCGCGCCGAGCAGGTGTCCCCGGCGGTGTTCGCCGCGGCCTCGGTGGGGCCCATCGCCACCGCCCCGCTCATCGGCGTCGCGGTGGCGGGGTTCGGGCCCGTCGCCGTGCCGGCGTCGCTGGCGGCCATGGCCGTCCTCGCCCTCGTCAGCGCGGCGTGGCTGCGCCTGGGAGACGAGCGCCCAGAGAGGCCATGAGGGCGTAGCCGCCGAGGAGAGCGGGGCCGAGGCTCGATAGCGCCGCGGCCGGCAGCGCCCAGAAGCCCCCGAGGGTCGCGGGCCACAGGCCCGTCTGCGGCAGCAGCAGGGCCACCATCGCGGCCACGGCCACGGCGAACGCGCCCAGCCCGCGCCAGGCCACGGGTCCCAGGCGGGCGCGGCCGAACGACGCCAGCCCGAGGGTCACCGCGCCGAGCAGGTAGGCGTGCAGCAGCATCACGCGCAGGCCCTCGCGCGCCACCAGCTCCTCGCCGGCCGGCAGGGCGAGCGCGACCTCGACGGCCGCCTTCGCGGCTATGAGCGCCAGCGTGACCCTGGCCACGACCTGGCCGACGCCGGCGCCGCCGACGTCGCGGCGCCACAGGGCGTAGGCCAGCCACAGCCACGCCGCGGCCGCGATCAGGCCGCCCGCACCCTCGAGCCAGCGCAGACCGGAGGCGAGGCCGTGCTCGGCGGCCAGGCGGGCGCCGGAGCGGAGGCAGAGGCCGGCCGCCAGCGACCACGTCGCGAGGCCGAAGCCTCGCCGCGGCCCGTCGGCGAACCGCGTGCAGGCCAGGGCGCCCAGGAGGCCGAGGCCGAACCACCCGTCGGCGAAGAGCGTGAGGAAGAAGTCGGCGTTCGCGGCGACGCTGAGAGGCGTCGACGTCCCGCCCATGCCCTCGACCATCAGCAGGAGCACGCCGAAGGTCGAGACGACGAGCAGGGAGAAGGCGCCGTCGAAAAGGCGCAGCGCCGGCGTCCGCGGGGCGCCGCGCGACCCGGACGCGTACAGCGCGGCGAGGGCGTACCAGACGACGCCGTTCAGGCCGGAGGCCATCATCGACAGCGGCAGCTCGGCGTCCCCCACGGGCAGGAGCCGGTAGCCGCTGAGGAGGAACGGCACGTACGCCGCCAGACCGGCCAGCGCCGCGGCGATCGCCGTCGCCGCCCCGCCCGGCAGGCGCCGGCCGACCGTGCCGAGGGCGGCGTCGGCGGCCAGCGCCAGGGCCGGCGTGGCCCACGAGAAGAACATCAGGTGCGAGTGCGCGTGGCGCACGTCGGCGAACTGCAGTCCCCAGGGGAACCCCAGGTAGAGGCCGAAGCGCATGAAGGCGCCGGTGAGCGCCGCCAGGGTGAAGGAGGCGAGGGCCAGCCGCCAGGCGGCCAGCGAGCCCCGGTCCGCGCGTGGGGTCCCTGCCTCCACCGACGCGCAGGGTAACCCTCGCCCGGCTCGTCGCCGGGCGCCCGGGAGCGGGGCGGCTACACGAGCCGGCGCCTGACCGTCGAGCTGACGAAGTCGACGACGACGATGAACGAGACGATCACGATGAGGATCATCGAGATCTCGTCCCAGCGACGGAACTGCAGCCGCTGGATCAGCGGCCCGCCGATCCCGCCGGCGCCCACCAGGCCGAGGATCGTGGCCGCGCGCAGGTTGATCTCGAAGCGGTAGAGGACGTTCGAGGCGAACTCGGGCAGCACCTGGGGCACGACGGCGTAGAGGAAGACGTGCAGCCCGTTCCCGCCGGCGGCGCGTATCGCCTCCATGGGGCCGGGGTCGATGCCCTCGATGACGTCGGAGAAGATCTTGCCGAGGAAGCCTATCGAGTGGATGCCCATCGCCATGATCCCGGCCGTGGGCCCCGGGCCGGCGGCGGCGACGAAGATGATCGCCAGGAGGATCTCGGGGAACGTCCTGATCGCGACGAGGAGCGCCTTGCCCGGCATCGCCCTGCCGGTGCCGCCCAGCAGGTTGCGGGCGGCGAGGAACGACAGCGCGAAGGCGAGGATGCCGCCCAGCAGCGTGCCGAGCACGGCCATGTAGAACGTCTCGAGCATCGCGCCGAGCGCGAGGGGGAAGAGCTCGCGGTCGGGGTGCGTGAAGCCGCGCCACAGCGGCGGCAGCGTGCGCTCCAGGCCGGTCCGCACGCGCTCCCACGCGGGCAGGTCGAGCGTGACGAGCACGACGACGAGCAGCACGACGGAGAGGACCGCGGCGGCGGCCGAGAGCGCGCGGTTGCGGCGCACCTGCGCCGGCACCGGCGGCACGGGGAAGGCGGGGGCGGCGCGGCTCATATGAGCTTCGACCTCGCCCACACGGAGACCGCGTCGATCGCGAGCACGACGAGGAAGATCACGACGATGATCAGGCCCACGCGGGTGTAGTTGAAGAAGTTGAGCTGCACCTGGAGGAGGAACCCGATGCCGCCCGCCCCGACGAGGCCGATGATCACCGAGGCGCGCACGTTGATCTCGAAGACGTAGAGCACGTAGCTGACCATCGTCGCGGCGATCTGCGGGACGACCGCGTAGACGATCGTCGCCAGCCGGCCGGCGCCGGCGGCGCGCAGGGCCTCGAGCGGGCCGGGGTCGATGGCCTCGACCGTCTCGGAGCCCAGCTTGGCCAGCACGCCTATCGAGAAGAGCGTGAGCGCCACGGCGCCGGGCAGGGGGCCGACGACGAGGATGGGCACGAGGATGGCGGCCCACAGCAGGTCGGGGATGCTGCGCAGGACCGTGAGCAGCACGCGCGCGACCCACATGCTCACCCGGTCGACAGCGGTGTTGGCGGAGGCGAGGAAGATCAGCGGCACCGCCAGCAGCGTCCCGAAGAACGTGCCCACGTAGGCGATCTGCAGGGTCTCGAGGAGGGGCCCGGCGAGCTGGGGCAGGTAGGCGCCCCACTCCGAGCGCATCTCGGGCAGCGGCGGCACCAGGCGGCCGAAGAAGCGCCAGAAGTCGGCGGAGCC from Trueperaceae bacterium encodes the following:
- the phnE gene encoding phosphonate ABC transporter, permease protein PhnE, translating into MSRAAPAFPVPPVPAQVRRNRALSAAAAVLSVVLLVVVLVTLDLPAWERVRTGLERTLPPLWRGFTHPDRELFPLALGAMLETFYMAVLGTLLGGILAFALSFLAARNLLGGTGRAMPGKALLVAIRTFPEILLAIIFVAAAGPGPTAGIMAMGIHSIGFLGKIFSDVIEGIDPGPMEAIRAAGGNGLHVFLYAVVPQVLPEFASNVLYRFEINLRAATILGLVGAGGIGGPLIQRLQFRRWDEISMILIVIVSFIVVVDFVSSTVRRRLV
- a CDS encoding MFS transporter, giving the protein MTGADAPQTSTRRRTLIVASVAFLALGALVSLYGPLFPALRERFGVGVDTVGAVVSAHFVGSLASVLASGELIRRFGYRKVLTAGTAVLAAGLAGLAPAPSWTLFLASAAVAGVGFGVTEVAVNLLVARTFLGGAAPALNVINAVFGAGAVLSPLLVAAFSPRPEPPMWSLAALAVLALVAVLTLRAVPAPPARPGAGEPVAWGALAAFVLLYFGYVSAEVGVTSWSTEHLTPTLGPAAAAAVPGLYWGTLTVGRLVAAAVATRVRPGRLIVGGLIAAVLALLGALYAPAAPYMYALVGLALSPTFATGLAWLTERMPRRAEQVSPAVFAAASVGPIATAPLIGVAVAGFGPVAVPASLAAMAVLALVSAAWLRLGDERPERP
- the phnE gene encoding phosphonate ABC transporter, permease protein PhnE; translated protein: MGPELTGAATAAPPPPLVARLRGLLSLAIVLGVVALAYWQTDFDVAALFTGSADFWRFFGRLVPPLPEMRSEWGAYLPQLAGPLLETLQIAYVGTFFGTLLAVPLIFLASANTAVDRVSMWVARVLLTVLRSIPDLLWAAILVPILVVGPLPGAVALTLFSIGVLAKLGSETVEAIDPGPLEALRAAGAGRLATIVYAVVPQIAATMVSYVLYVFEINVRASVIIGLVGAGGIGFLLQVQLNFFNYTRVGLIIVVIFLVVLAIDAVSVWARSKLI